One window of Papaver somniferum cultivar HN1 chromosome 9, ASM357369v1, whole genome shotgun sequence genomic DNA carries:
- the LOC113313305 gene encoding uncharacterized protein LOC113313305 codes for MNISQPDLKSQIDEAKTGAGATKITQRSKISSSKIGRMNWIQRKILLYNVTFGLYMLDWWERYLFNIMIVVLLWFVCYNGSRSAAEFYTSHLKIKLGMEGLDLSNLIGHQKNG; via the exons ATGAATATCTCCCAACCAGATCTGAAGTCCCAAATCGACGAAGCTAAAACAGGAGCAGGAGCTACAAAGATCACGCAAAGGTCTAAAATTTCAAGTTCAAAAATCGGAAGAATGAATTGGATACAGCGGAAGATTTTACTTTACAATGTCACTTTTGGACTCTACATGTTGGATTGGTGGGAGCGGTATCTCTTCA ATATAATGATTGTCGTGTTACTATGGTTCGTTTGTTATAATGGATCACGATCTGCAGCAGAGTTCTACACAAG cCATCTTAAGATAAAGCTTGGAATGGAGGGATTGGACCTTAGCAACCTGATAGGTCATCAGAAGAACGGGTAA
- the LOC113309511 gene encoding uncharacterized protein LOC113309511 — MELSEIPSAERDSDEETKSDDDDEDEDDLGNISIDYDSDFEKDGDDVESFVPSIKISKIEDLILINTMVLKKVALTSSLFRILEEENLDIVFENQYRTECKVAHTIQVRIQPEYNIQLLEKRLRMWAGGLL; from the coding sequence ATGGAGCTTAGTGAGATCCCATCAGCTGAGAGGGATTCTGACGAAGAAACAAAGAGTGATGACgatgatgaagacgaagatgatttaGGAAATATTTCTATAGACTACGACAGTGATTTCGAGAAAGATGGAGATGATGTTGAATCATTTGTGCCATCAATCAAGATAAGTAAAATAGAAGATTTGATACTTATCAATACAATGGTTCTTAAGAAGGTTGCATTAACTTCGTCTCTATTCAGAATTCTTGAAGAGGAAAACCTTGATATAGTGTTCGAGAATCAATATAGAACTGAATGCAAAGTTGCTCATACTATTCAAGTAAGAATTCAACCAGAATACAACATTCAACTATTGGAGAAGAGGCTTCGGATGTGGGCAGGAGGATTGTTATGA